A window of the Henckelia pumila isolate YLH828 chromosome 3, ASM3356847v2, whole genome shotgun sequence genome harbors these coding sequences:
- the LOC140889646 gene encoding secreted RxLR effector protein 161-like, whose amino-acid sequence MAEAKEVSTPIGAHFKLKAVQGDQEELESIHMKNIPYSNAVGSIMYMMISTRPDITYGLGLVSRFMGKPSRDHWKDMQWLLRYLKRTKGLKLKYSKSALNTCEVTGYCDSDYAADLDKRRSIFGYVFTIGDNVVSWKSILQSVVALSTTEAEYISLTEAVKEGIWIAGFVTEMGLVQKDVIIFCDSQSAIHLSKNSVFHERTKHMDVRLHFVRDIISRGLVKVLKIDNMINLADILTKAVPVSKLQHALGMLKLVE is encoded by the coding sequence ATGGCAGAAGCAAAAGAAGTTAGCACACCTATTGGTGCTCACTTTAAGCTAAAGGCAGTACAAGGAGATCAAGAGGAGTTAGAGTCTATTCATATGAAGAACATTCCTTATTCTAATGCAGTGGGTAGTATTATGTATATGATGATTTCAACTAGACCTGACATCACATATGGTTTGGGTCTAGTTAGCAGGTTTATGGGTAAGCCGAGTAGAGATCATTGGAAGGATATGCAATGGCTACTGAGATACTTGAAGAGAACAAAAGGTTTAAAGCTAAAATACTCAAAATCAGCTTTAAACACTTGTGAGGTCACTGGTTATTGTGACTCTGATTATGCAGCAGATCTAGACAAAAGAAGATCGATTTTTGGATATGTGTTTACTATTGGAGACAATGTAGTGAGCTGGAAATCAATCCTACAAAGTGTGGTTGCTttatccaccactgaagcagagtACATTAGCCTAACAGAAGCTGTGAAAGAAGGTATTTGGATCGCTGGTTTTGTTACTGAAATGGGATTAGTACAAAAGGATGTCATTATCTTTTGTGACTCAcaaagtgcaatacacttgTCCAAGAATTCTGTTTTTCATGAAAGGACGAAGCATATGGATGTTAGATTGCATTTTGTGAGGGACATCATATCTAGGGGCTTGGTTAAGGTCCTGAAGATAGACAATATGATCAACCTGGCTGATATATTGACAAAGGCAGTACCTGTGAGCAAACTCCAACATGCATTGGGGATGCTCAAACTAGTAGAGTAA